A window from Brachyhypopomus gauderio isolate BG-103 unplaced genomic scaffold, BGAUD_0.2 sc431, whole genome shotgun sequence encodes these proteins:
- the LOC143506191 gene encoding SKI family transcriptional corepressor 1 homolog-B-like isoform X7, with the protein MESIASQLPAARDASSSPQSKQDLQPFSSNGTSSLKPNQVSETSLYGVPIVSLVIDGQERLCLAQISNTLLKNYSYNEIHNRRVALGITCVQCTPVQLEILRRAGAMPISSRRCGMITKREAERLCKSFIGAHSPPKLPENFAFDVSHECAWGSRGNFIPARYNSSRAKCIKCTYCNMYFSPNKFIFHSHRTPESKYTQPDAANFNSWRRHLKLADKNSSDDISHAWEDVKAMFNGGSRKRTMPMSGSEMSSPLKPQGSGNITHTSSPEIPHKTLRCDDDRGNLNLANSVRSYPVIPVPSKSFGVLQKIPPPLFPHPYGFSAFGLCQKKDDGVNEQNKTSVSGVFWPGAKDSLYPTFPMFWPTASSLPLPSYQQAQPKPHVELMGGRQSETEGSENERGGNTPRDGVFDSERCSSSQSLRTDEDKSGDEVRSTEGHATTPRKISYISAFKPVIKDAESIAKLYGNRDAYTGTRSGYLSPDFVSESSSYRSISPDVDSGEEPEVDVESNRVADDDESVQLSVEDRESPVREISSQTNYEESPEPESRPTIQVEDMAFSETGSSDEDKHSKPKPKSGGTPAYDVYTHERDAAASLNAPCAPASKYPRNREPSDSHKLNTALVEDECEPQKFYQDQINASKESSKYRSCLGCCCFL; encoded by the exons ATGGAGTCGATAGCCAGCCAACTTCCAGCGGCACGAGACGCCAGCTCTTCTCCTCAGTCTAAGCAAGACTTGCAGCCTTTCTCTAGCAACGGCACCAGTTCGTTGAAACCCAATCAAGTGAGTGAGACTTCACTGTACGGAGTGCCCATCGTGTCTCTGGTGATAGATGGTCAAGAGAGACTGTGCTTAGCGCAGATTTCCAACACTTTGCTGAAGAACTACAGCTACAACGAAATTCACAACCGCCGCGTGGCCCTTGGAATAACCTGTGTACAGTGCACGCCGGTCCAGCTGGAGATCCTGAGGCGCGCGGGGGCCATGCCCATCTCCTCGCGCCGCTGTGGCATGATCACTAAGCGCGAGGCCGAGAGGCTCTGCAAGTCGTTTATCGGAGCGCACAGTCCTCCCAAGCTACCTGAAAATTTCGCATTTGACGTTTCACACGAATGCGCGTGGGGAAGCAGAGGAAACTTTATTCCTGCCAGGTACAATAGCTCGAGGGCCAAGTGCATCAAGTGCACATACTGCAATATGTATTTTTCCCCCAACAAATTCATATTTCACTCCCATCGCACACCTGAGTCAAAGTACACGCAGCCGGACGCGGCGAATTTTAATTCGTGGAGGCGGCATCTGAAACTGGCCGATAAAAACTCGTCCGATGACATAAGTCATGCTTGGGAGGATGTTAAAGCCATGTTCAACGGGGGTAGCAGGAAACGAACGATGCCGATGAGCGGATCTGAGATGTCATCACCTCTGAAACCGCAGGGCTCCGGCAACATTACGCACACCAGCTCCCCCGAGATTCCGCACAAAACCCTGCGCTGCGACGATGACCGCGGAAATCTCAATTTAGCCAACAGCGTGCGCAGTTACCCGGTTATTCCAGTTCCTAGCAAAAGCTTTGGGGTGCTGCAAAAAATCCCACCGCCTCTGTTCCCACACCCGTATGGCTTCTCGGCTTTTGGGTTATGTCAAAAGAAGGACGACGGTGTAAATGAGCAAAACAAGACCAGTGTATCAGGCGTGTTCTGGCCCGGGGCGAAAGACAGCCTCTACCCGACTTTCCCCATGTTCTGGCCCACAGCGAGTAGTCTGCCTTTGCCATCATATCAGCAAGCACAACCAAAACCGCACGTGGAACTCATGGGGGGCCGGCAAAGTGAAACGGAAGGATCCGAGAATGAAAGAGGAGGGAACACTCCTCGAGACGGTGTGTTTGACAGCGAGAGATGCTCCAGCTCGCAGTCGCTCAGGACCGACGAGGACAAGTCCGGGGACGAGGTGAGGTCAACCGAAGGTCACGCCACCACTCCGCGCAAGATCAGCTACATCTCCGCGTTTAAGCCGGTCATTAAAGACGCAGAGAGCATAGCCAAGCTTTATGGCAACAGAGATGCGTACACCGGCACACGTTCAGGCTATCTGTCGCCAGACTTTGTGAGCGAAAGTTCCAGTTACAGGTCCATATCGCCAGATGTGGACAGTGGAGAAGAACCGGAAGTGGACGTGGAGTCCAATAGAGTGGCAGACGATGACGAATCTGTGCAGCTCTCCGTGGAGGACCGAGAGAGTCCCGTGAGAGAAATCTCGTCTCAGACTAATTACGAAGAGAGTCCAGAACCGGAGAGCAGGCCCACCATACAGGTGGAGGATATGGCTTTTAGTGAGACGGGATCATCAGACGAAGACAAGCATAGCAAGCCCAAGCCCAAAAGCGGTGGCACCCCGGCGTATGAT GTGTACACGCATGAAAGGGACGCGGCCGCCTCATTGAACGCGCCGTGCGCTCCCGCGTCCAAGTATCCTCGTAATCGTGAACCAAGTG ATTCTCACAAATTAAATACTGCTTTGGTAGAGGACGAATGTGAACCACAGAAATTTTACCAAGACCAAATTAACGCTAGCAAAGAATCTAGTAAGTATCGTTCCTGCCTCGGTTGCTGTTGTTTTCTATGA
- the LOC143506191 gene encoding SKI family transcriptional corepressor 1 homolog-B-like isoform X8: MESIASQLPAARDASSSPQSKQDLQPFSSNGTSSLKPNQVSETSLYGVPIVSLVIDGQERLCLAQISNTLLKNYSYNEIHNRRVALGITCVQCTPVQLEILRRAGAMPISSRRCGMITKREAERLCKSFIGAHSPPKLPENFAFDVSHECAWGSRGNFIPARYNSSRAKCIKCTYCNMYFSPNKFIFHSHRTPESKYTQPDAANFNSWRRHLKLADKNSSDDISHAWEDVKAMFNGGSRKRTMPMSGSEMSSPLKPQGSGNITHTSSPEIPHKTLRCDDDRGNLNLANSVRSYPVIPVPSKSFGVLQKIPPPLFPHPYGFSAFGLCQKKDDGVNEQNKTSVSGVFWPGAKDSLYPTFPMFWPTASSLPLPSYQQAQPKPHVELMGGRQSETEGSENERGGNTPRDGVFDSERCSSSQSLRTDEDKSGDEVRSTEGHATTPRKISYISAFKPVIKDAESIAKLYGNRDAYTGTRSGYLSPDFVSESSSYRSISPDVDSGEEPEVDVESNRVADDDESVQLSVEDRESPVREISSQTNYEESPEPESRPTIQVEDMAFSETGSSDEDKHSKPKPKSGGTPAYDVYTHERDAAASLNAPCAPASKYPRNREPSGKRCLAYLDNSTSRATGT, encoded by the exons ATGGAGTCGATAGCCAGCCAACTTCCAGCGGCACGAGACGCCAGCTCTTCTCCTCAGTCTAAGCAAGACTTGCAGCCTTTCTCTAGCAACGGCACCAGTTCGTTGAAACCCAATCAAGTGAGTGAGACTTCACTGTACGGAGTGCCCATCGTGTCTCTGGTGATAGATGGTCAAGAGAGACTGTGCTTAGCGCAGATTTCCAACACTTTGCTGAAGAACTACAGCTACAACGAAATTCACAACCGCCGCGTGGCCCTTGGAATAACCTGTGTACAGTGCACGCCGGTCCAGCTGGAGATCCTGAGGCGCGCGGGGGCCATGCCCATCTCCTCGCGCCGCTGTGGCATGATCACTAAGCGCGAGGCCGAGAGGCTCTGCAAGTCGTTTATCGGAGCGCACAGTCCTCCCAAGCTACCTGAAAATTTCGCATTTGACGTTTCACACGAATGCGCGTGGGGAAGCAGAGGAAACTTTATTCCTGCCAGGTACAATAGCTCGAGGGCCAAGTGCATCAAGTGCACATACTGCAATATGTATTTTTCCCCCAACAAATTCATATTTCACTCCCATCGCACACCTGAGTCAAAGTACACGCAGCCGGACGCGGCGAATTTTAATTCGTGGAGGCGGCATCTGAAACTGGCCGATAAAAACTCGTCCGATGACATAAGTCATGCTTGGGAGGATGTTAAAGCCATGTTCAACGGGGGTAGCAGGAAACGAACGATGCCGATGAGCGGATCTGAGATGTCATCACCTCTGAAACCGCAGGGCTCCGGCAACATTACGCACACCAGCTCCCCCGAGATTCCGCACAAAACCCTGCGCTGCGACGATGACCGCGGAAATCTCAATTTAGCCAACAGCGTGCGCAGTTACCCGGTTATTCCAGTTCCTAGCAAAAGCTTTGGGGTGCTGCAAAAAATCCCACCGCCTCTGTTCCCACACCCGTATGGCTTCTCGGCTTTTGGGTTATGTCAAAAGAAGGACGACGGTGTAAATGAGCAAAACAAGACCAGTGTATCAGGCGTGTTCTGGCCCGGGGCGAAAGACAGCCTCTACCCGACTTTCCCCATGTTCTGGCCCACAGCGAGTAGTCTGCCTTTGCCATCATATCAGCAAGCACAACCAAAACCGCACGTGGAACTCATGGGGGGCCGGCAAAGTGAAACGGAAGGATCCGAGAATGAAAGAGGAGGGAACACTCCTCGAGACGGTGTGTTTGACAGCGAGAGATGCTCCAGCTCGCAGTCGCTCAGGACCGACGAGGACAAGTCCGGGGACGAGGTGAGGTCAACCGAAGGTCACGCCACCACTCCGCGCAAGATCAGCTACATCTCCGCGTTTAAGCCGGTCATTAAAGACGCAGAGAGCATAGCCAAGCTTTATGGCAACAGAGATGCGTACACCGGCACACGTTCAGGCTATCTGTCGCCAGACTTTGTGAGCGAAAGTTCCAGTTACAGGTCCATATCGCCAGATGTGGACAGTGGAGAAGAACCGGAAGTGGACGTGGAGTCCAATAGAGTGGCAGACGATGACGAATCTGTGCAGCTCTCCGTGGAGGACCGAGAGAGTCCCGTGAGAGAAATCTCGTCTCAGACTAATTACGAAGAGAGTCCAGAACCGGAGAGCAGGCCCACCATACAGGTGGAGGATATGGCTTTTAGTGAGACGGGATCATCAGACGAAGACAAGCATAGCAAGCCCAAGCCCAAAAGCGGTGGCACCCCGGCGTATGAT GTGTACACGCATGAAAGGGACGCGGCCGCCTCATTGAACGCGCCGTGCGCTCCCGCGTCCAAGTATCCTCGTAATCGTGAACCAAGTGGTAAGCGCTGTCTGGCCTATTTGGACAATTCTACATCTAGGGCTACTGGCACATGA
- the LOC143506191 gene encoding SKI family transcriptional corepressor 1 homolog-B-like isoform X2: protein MESIASQLPAARDASSSPQSKQDLQPFSSNGTSSLKPNQVSETSLYGVPIVSLVIDGQERLCLAQISNTLLKNYSYNEIHNRRVALGITCVQCTPVQLEILRRAGAMPISSRRCGMITKREAERLCKSFIGAHSPPKLPENFAFDVSHECAWGSRGNFIPARYNSSRAKCIKCTYCNMYFSPNKFIFHSHRTPESKYTQPDAANFNSWRRHLKLADKNSSDDISHAWEDVKAMFNGGSRKRTMPMSGSEMSSPLKPQGSGNITHTSSPEIPHKTLRCDDDRGNLNLANSVRSYPVIPVPSKSFGVLQKIPPPLFPHPYGFSAFGLCQKKDDGVNEQNKTSVSGVFWPGAKDSLYPTFPMFWPTASSLPLPSYQQAQPKPHVELMGGRQSETEGSENERGGNTPRDGVFDSERCSSSQSLRTDEDKSGDEVRSTEGHATTPRKISYISAFKPVIKDAESIAKLYGNRDAYTGTRSGYLSPDFVSESSSYRSISPDVDSGEEPEVDVESNRVADDDESVQLSVEDRESPVREISSQTNYEESPEPESRPTIQVEDMAFSETGSSDEDKHSKPKPKSGGTPAYDVYTHERDAAASLNAPCAPASKYPRNREPSDSHKLNTALVEDECEPQKFYQDQINASKESIDGALRTDSRFKLIEKDIENMAKEELQKQLVEQVELRKKMEREFQSLKDNFQDQMKRELSYREEMVQQLQIVRDTLCNELDQERKARYAIQQKLKAHDALHHFSCKMLTPRHCTGTCTFKPPLLPP from the exons ATGGAGTCGATAGCCAGCCAACTTCCAGCGGCACGAGACGCCAGCTCTTCTCCTCAGTCTAAGCAAGACTTGCAGCCTTTCTCTAGCAACGGCACCAGTTCGTTGAAACCCAATCAAGTGAGTGAGACTTCACTGTACGGAGTGCCCATCGTGTCTCTGGTGATAGATGGTCAAGAGAGACTGTGCTTAGCGCAGATTTCCAACACTTTGCTGAAGAACTACAGCTACAACGAAATTCACAACCGCCGCGTGGCCCTTGGAATAACCTGTGTACAGTGCACGCCGGTCCAGCTGGAGATCCTGAGGCGCGCGGGGGCCATGCCCATCTCCTCGCGCCGCTGTGGCATGATCACTAAGCGCGAGGCCGAGAGGCTCTGCAAGTCGTTTATCGGAGCGCACAGTCCTCCCAAGCTACCTGAAAATTTCGCATTTGACGTTTCACACGAATGCGCGTGGGGAAGCAGAGGAAACTTTATTCCTGCCAGGTACAATAGCTCGAGGGCCAAGTGCATCAAGTGCACATACTGCAATATGTATTTTTCCCCCAACAAATTCATATTTCACTCCCATCGCACACCTGAGTCAAAGTACACGCAGCCGGACGCGGCGAATTTTAATTCGTGGAGGCGGCATCTGAAACTGGCCGATAAAAACTCGTCCGATGACATAAGTCATGCTTGGGAGGATGTTAAAGCCATGTTCAACGGGGGTAGCAGGAAACGAACGATGCCGATGAGCGGATCTGAGATGTCATCACCTCTGAAACCGCAGGGCTCCGGCAACATTACGCACACCAGCTCCCCCGAGATTCCGCACAAAACCCTGCGCTGCGACGATGACCGCGGAAATCTCAATTTAGCCAACAGCGTGCGCAGTTACCCGGTTATTCCAGTTCCTAGCAAAAGCTTTGGGGTGCTGCAAAAAATCCCACCGCCTCTGTTCCCACACCCGTATGGCTTCTCGGCTTTTGGGTTATGTCAAAAGAAGGACGACGGTGTAAATGAGCAAAACAAGACCAGTGTATCAGGCGTGTTCTGGCCCGGGGCGAAAGACAGCCTCTACCCGACTTTCCCCATGTTCTGGCCCACAGCGAGTAGTCTGCCTTTGCCATCATATCAGCAAGCACAACCAAAACCGCACGTGGAACTCATGGGGGGCCGGCAAAGTGAAACGGAAGGATCCGAGAATGAAAGAGGAGGGAACACTCCTCGAGACGGTGTGTTTGACAGCGAGAGATGCTCCAGCTCGCAGTCGCTCAGGACCGACGAGGACAAGTCCGGGGACGAGGTGAGGTCAACCGAAGGTCACGCCACCACTCCGCGCAAGATCAGCTACATCTCCGCGTTTAAGCCGGTCATTAAAGACGCAGAGAGCATAGCCAAGCTTTATGGCAACAGAGATGCGTACACCGGCACACGTTCAGGCTATCTGTCGCCAGACTTTGTGAGCGAAAGTTCCAGTTACAGGTCCATATCGCCAGATGTGGACAGTGGAGAAGAACCGGAAGTGGACGTGGAGTCCAATAGAGTGGCAGACGATGACGAATCTGTGCAGCTCTCCGTGGAGGACCGAGAGAGTCCCGTGAGAGAAATCTCGTCTCAGACTAATTACGAAGAGAGTCCAGAACCGGAGAGCAGGCCCACCATACAGGTGGAGGATATGGCTTTTAGTGAGACGGGATCATCAGACGAAGACAAGCATAGCAAGCCCAAGCCCAAAAGCGGTGGCACCCCGGCGTATGAT GTGTACACGCATGAAAGGGACGCGGCCGCCTCATTGAACGCGCCGTGCGCTCCCGCGTCCAAGTATCCTCGTAATCGTGAACCAAGTG ATTCTCACAAATTAAATACTGCTTTGGTAGAGGACGAATGTGAACCACAGAAATTTTACCAAGACCAAATTAACGCTAGCAAAGAATCTA TCGACGGTGCACTGCGGACTGATAGCAGATTTAAGTTAATCGAAAAAGACATAGAGAACATGGCAAAAG AGGAGCTCCAAAAACAgctggtggagcaggtggagctcAGAAAGAAAATGGAACGCGAGTTTCAAAGTCTGAAAG ATAATTTTCAGGACCAGATGAAGAGGGAACTGTCGTATCGAGAGGAAATGGTGCAACAGCTGCAGATAGTGAGAG ACACCTTGTGCAACGAGTTGGACCAAGAAAGAAAAGCTCGTTATGCAATTCAGCAGAAGCTAAAAg CTCACGACGCTCTACACCACTTCTCCTGCAAGATGCTCACCCCTCGCCACTGCACGGGCACGTGCACGTTTAAGCCGCCTCTACTGCCGCCGTAA
- the LOC143506191 gene encoding SKI family transcriptional corepressor 1 homolog-B-like isoform X4, with amino-acid sequence MESIASQLPAARDASSSPQSKQDLQPFSSNGTSSLKPNQVSETSLYGVPIVSLVIDGQERLCLAQISNTLLKNYSYNEIHNRRVALGITCVQCTPVQLEILRRAGAMPISSRRCGMITKREAERLCKSFIGAHSPPKLPENFAFDVSHECAWGSRGNFIPARYNSSRAKCIKCTYCNMYFSPNKFIFHSHRTPESKYTQPDAANFNSWRRHLKLADKNSSDDISHAWEDVKAMFNGGSRKRTMPMSGSEMSSPLKPQGSGNITHTSSPEIPHKTLRCDDDRGNLNLANSVRSYPVIPVPSKSFGVLQKIPPPLFPHPYGFSAFGLCQKKDDGVNEQNKTSVSGVFWPGAKDSLYPTFPMFWPTASSLPLPSYQQAQPKPHVELMGGRQSETEGSENERGGNTPRDGVFDSERCSSSQSLRTDEDKSGDEVRSTEGHATTPRKISYISAFKPVIKDAESIAKLYGNRDAYTGTRSGYLSPDFVSESSSYRSISPDVDSGEEPEVDVESNRVADDDESVQLSVEDRESPVREISSQTNYEESPEPESRPTIQVEDMAFSETGSSDEDKHSKPKPKSGGTPAYDVYTHERDAAASLNAPCAPASKYPRNREPSDSHKLNTALVEDECEPQKFYQDQINASKESIDGALRTDSRFKLIEKDIENMAKEELQKQLVEQVELRKKMEREFQSLKDNFQDQMKRELSYREEMVQQLQIVRAHDALHHFSCKMLTPRHCTGTCTFKPPLLPP; translated from the exons ATGGAGTCGATAGCCAGCCAACTTCCAGCGGCACGAGACGCCAGCTCTTCTCCTCAGTCTAAGCAAGACTTGCAGCCTTTCTCTAGCAACGGCACCAGTTCGTTGAAACCCAATCAAGTGAGTGAGACTTCACTGTACGGAGTGCCCATCGTGTCTCTGGTGATAGATGGTCAAGAGAGACTGTGCTTAGCGCAGATTTCCAACACTTTGCTGAAGAACTACAGCTACAACGAAATTCACAACCGCCGCGTGGCCCTTGGAATAACCTGTGTACAGTGCACGCCGGTCCAGCTGGAGATCCTGAGGCGCGCGGGGGCCATGCCCATCTCCTCGCGCCGCTGTGGCATGATCACTAAGCGCGAGGCCGAGAGGCTCTGCAAGTCGTTTATCGGAGCGCACAGTCCTCCCAAGCTACCTGAAAATTTCGCATTTGACGTTTCACACGAATGCGCGTGGGGAAGCAGAGGAAACTTTATTCCTGCCAGGTACAATAGCTCGAGGGCCAAGTGCATCAAGTGCACATACTGCAATATGTATTTTTCCCCCAACAAATTCATATTTCACTCCCATCGCACACCTGAGTCAAAGTACACGCAGCCGGACGCGGCGAATTTTAATTCGTGGAGGCGGCATCTGAAACTGGCCGATAAAAACTCGTCCGATGACATAAGTCATGCTTGGGAGGATGTTAAAGCCATGTTCAACGGGGGTAGCAGGAAACGAACGATGCCGATGAGCGGATCTGAGATGTCATCACCTCTGAAACCGCAGGGCTCCGGCAACATTACGCACACCAGCTCCCCCGAGATTCCGCACAAAACCCTGCGCTGCGACGATGACCGCGGAAATCTCAATTTAGCCAACAGCGTGCGCAGTTACCCGGTTATTCCAGTTCCTAGCAAAAGCTTTGGGGTGCTGCAAAAAATCCCACCGCCTCTGTTCCCACACCCGTATGGCTTCTCGGCTTTTGGGTTATGTCAAAAGAAGGACGACGGTGTAAATGAGCAAAACAAGACCAGTGTATCAGGCGTGTTCTGGCCCGGGGCGAAAGACAGCCTCTACCCGACTTTCCCCATGTTCTGGCCCACAGCGAGTAGTCTGCCTTTGCCATCATATCAGCAAGCACAACCAAAACCGCACGTGGAACTCATGGGGGGCCGGCAAAGTGAAACGGAAGGATCCGAGAATGAAAGAGGAGGGAACACTCCTCGAGACGGTGTGTTTGACAGCGAGAGATGCTCCAGCTCGCAGTCGCTCAGGACCGACGAGGACAAGTCCGGGGACGAGGTGAGGTCAACCGAAGGTCACGCCACCACTCCGCGCAAGATCAGCTACATCTCCGCGTTTAAGCCGGTCATTAAAGACGCAGAGAGCATAGCCAAGCTTTATGGCAACAGAGATGCGTACACCGGCACACGTTCAGGCTATCTGTCGCCAGACTTTGTGAGCGAAAGTTCCAGTTACAGGTCCATATCGCCAGATGTGGACAGTGGAGAAGAACCGGAAGTGGACGTGGAGTCCAATAGAGTGGCAGACGATGACGAATCTGTGCAGCTCTCCGTGGAGGACCGAGAGAGTCCCGTGAGAGAAATCTCGTCTCAGACTAATTACGAAGAGAGTCCAGAACCGGAGAGCAGGCCCACCATACAGGTGGAGGATATGGCTTTTAGTGAGACGGGATCATCAGACGAAGACAAGCATAGCAAGCCCAAGCCCAAAAGCGGTGGCACCCCGGCGTATGAT GTGTACACGCATGAAAGGGACGCGGCCGCCTCATTGAACGCGCCGTGCGCTCCCGCGTCCAAGTATCCTCGTAATCGTGAACCAAGTG ATTCTCACAAATTAAATACTGCTTTGGTAGAGGACGAATGTGAACCACAGAAATTTTACCAAGACCAAATTAACGCTAGCAAAGAATCTA TCGACGGTGCACTGCGGACTGATAGCAGATTTAAGTTAATCGAAAAAGACATAGAGAACATGGCAAAAG AGGAGCTCCAAAAACAgctggtggagcaggtggagctcAGAAAGAAAATGGAACGCGAGTTTCAAAGTCTGAAAG ATAATTTTCAGGACCAGATGAAGAGGGAACTGTCGTATCGAGAGGAAATGGTGCAACAGCTGCAGATAGTGAGAG CTCACGACGCTCTACACCACTTCTCCTGCAAGATGCTCACCCCTCGCCACTGCACGGGCACGTGCACGTTTAAGCCGCCTCTACTGCCGCCGTAA